The following are from one region of the Flavimobilis soli genome:
- the dacB gene encoding D-alanyl-D-alanine carboxypeptidase/D-alanyl-D-alanine endopeptidase produces the protein MNEPLVARPARRRAALALAAALVLGGAPGTGTADAAIWPVVEPAPTPTDDNTGNGLAPAPPRPSESEVRATVKADVAKLVDKGGLGAAASVRITDVASGRTIYSSKPGTPRIAASTTKLFTGAAALSSLGTEKTFPTTVERSGRSRTVTFVSGGDPRMTNAKLKQLARQTAAALKAKQPARTKLKGKLRKVVYVRIDDSIFAGPTKLSTWRQGGYGLGTIQPVRGTARTTVRKTDSAASAARYFAKRLDKSLGSGWVVRYKGVKAAPPKGRVVARVESETVHALVKRMLLGSDNQVAEVLSRHVARSEGYRPTFAGGVKGTTKVMRRLGVDLGRTVLADGSGLSTGNRITPAAVVSLLRVAAQPERAELRAILYEDWSLPVAGRTGTLMSRFTGKASCARGAVVAKTGTLDWETALSGYTVGEDGRLKAFSVIANKLTTAKAREKARATADRIAATVHGCA, from the coding sequence GTGAACGAGCCCCTGGTCGCCCGCCCCGCCCGTCGCCGGGCCGCACTGGCGCTCGCCGCCGCGCTCGTCCTCGGCGGTGCCCCAGGCACCGGGACCGCTGACGCCGCGATCTGGCCCGTCGTCGAGCCCGCGCCCACCCCCACCGACGACAACACCGGCAACGGGCTCGCGCCCGCGCCGCCACGCCCCTCCGAGAGCGAGGTGCGCGCGACCGTCAAGGCCGACGTCGCGAAGCTCGTCGACAAGGGCGGTCTCGGCGCCGCAGCCTCCGTGCGCATCACCGACGTCGCGAGCGGCCGCACCATCTACTCGTCCAAGCCAGGCACCCCGCGCATCGCCGCCTCGACGACCAAGCTGTTCACCGGCGCAGCCGCCCTGAGCTCGCTGGGCACCGAGAAGACCTTCCCGACCACCGTGGAGCGGTCCGGGCGCTCGCGGACCGTCACCTTCGTCTCGGGTGGGGACCCGCGCATGACGAACGCGAAGCTCAAGCAGCTCGCCCGTCAGACCGCGGCCGCGCTCAAGGCCAAGCAGCCCGCCCGCACCAAGCTCAAGGGCAAGCTCCGCAAGGTCGTCTACGTGCGGATCGACGACTCGATCTTCGCGGGGCCCACCAAGCTCAGCACGTGGCGTCAGGGTGGCTACGGGCTCGGCACGATCCAGCCCGTGCGCGGCACCGCGCGCACGACCGTCCGCAAGACCGACTCGGCGGCGTCGGCCGCGAGGTACTTCGCGAAACGGCTCGACAAGAGCCTCGGGTCAGGCTGGGTCGTGCGCTACAAGGGCGTCAAGGCCGCGCCCCCGAAGGGCCGCGTCGTCGCGCGCGTCGAGTCCGAGACCGTCCACGCCCTGGTCAAGCGCATGCTCCTCGGCTCCGACAACCAGGTCGCCGAGGTCCTCTCGCGTCACGTCGCCCGGTCGGAGGGCTACCGACCGACCTTCGCCGGCGGGGTCAAGGGGACGACCAAGGTGATGCGCCGGCTCGGCGTCGACCTCGGCCGCACCGTCCTGGCTGACGGCTCCGGCCTCTCGACGGGCAACAGGATCACGCCGGCCGCCGTCGTCAGCCTCCTGCGCGTCGCCGCGCAGCCCGAGCGCGCGGAGCTGCGTGCGATCCTCTACGAGGACTGGTCGCTCCCCGTCGCCGGACGCACCGGAACCCTCATGTCCCGGTTCACGGGCAAGGCGAGCTGCGCGCGCGGCGCGGTCGTCGCCAAGACCGGGACCCTCGACTGGGAAACCGCCCTGTCGGGCTACACGGTCGGCGAGGACGGGCGGCTCAA